One window of the Colletotrichum destructivum chromosome 6, complete sequence genome contains the following:
- a CDS encoding Putative structural maintenance of chromosomes protein, with product MSTRPRRATRRQAIVDSSDDEDEIANVTKRESSEEEFAPEPSKSPVRRPTRARKSAAPASAPAPTAPRRRGRPKKNADPAPSEEPTKLEASSILEEPSAVDEPSVAETASVAAEEPSAIEEPTTLEEPTTLDVAPSIEPSEIFDPDQTVTKTELPSSPRKASHKKPRKSVAPRASKSATPASVPTPRPSATPDPSRTRDEPLADITATAVNEQRPHADDTQATFKPVRAMDTVLEKPMDIVLKSRNLTIPVVEDTTPKPRLVISYLILTNFKSYAGRQEVGPFHGSFSSVVGPNGSGKSNVIDSLLFVFGFRASKMRQGKLSALIHNSAQHPNLDYCEVSVHFREVMDQPGGGHEVIPDSDLIISRKAFKNNSSSYYINGKTSNFTTVTTLLRDRGIDLDHKRFLILQGEVESIAQMKAKAANEHDDGLLEYLEDIIGTSKYKAPIEESAAEVETLNEVCMEKSGRVQHVEKEKNSLEDKKNKALSYIRDENELTVKKSALYQLYIGECNDNVAVTEEAISQMQAQLDDELEKHHGSEKIIKELQKSYSRGSKEFEAQAKETEALVKEMAKFEQERVKFDEKKKFLNDKQKKLEKTIANAEKSAVEADETIAQCAEEIEDRAKEIASLEIRVQEEEAELATIRESLKGKTQKFSDQIAIKQKSLEPWKEKINQKQSAIAVAQSEMNILEEKANAGAVAISETEAKIAAIEDARTAKAEELKGCQAEKTKLEEEAKEVEQELSRFNAHEPKIRAKVSNARQKADEARSSLSKTQTQGNVLTALMRMRESGRIDGFHGRLGNLGAIDQKYDVAISTACGALDNFVTDTVEAGQQCIEYLRKTNLGRGNFMCLDKLRVRDMKEIQTPENAPRLFDLVTPKEERFRPAFYHALQDTLVANDLAQANRIAYGAKRWRVVTLAGELIDKSGTMSGGGSTVKRGLMSSKLVAETSKEQVSKLEEDRDVLEEKYQDFQEQQRELETRLRELNEQIPALDTKMQKITLEIESAARNLADAHRRIKELSKEHQPSASDDKRIAALRKEIAKLEKEVEKLHDETSGVEEEIKALQDKIMEVGGERLRLQRANVDSLKEEIVSQNEETSNAEVRKVKAEKQKTKLERDHAKASKEVEAAIHDLEKLDHEIENQGEKAESLQNQVEEAEEGLAAKKRELSSLKAELDEKTTELNATRAIEIEMRNKLEENQKVLGENQKRLMYWNDKLSKLTLQNIEDLTGASQAPKATPAPAAAPRPATAEGGEGDEEGEGEGDRTITQDAVDGGAKSQQSGEDDDEEDDDEEPDRPERPSSQPQELPVYTPDELADMSKEKLKGEIAALEEKTQNVNVDLGVLAEYRRRVEEHAARSSDLQSAVSQRDTAKKRCDELRRLRLEGFMEGFSIISLRLKEMYQMITMGGNAELELVDSLDPFSEGILFSVMPPKKSWKNISNLSGGEKTLSSLALVFALHHYKPTPLYVMDEIDAALDFRNVSIVANYIKERTKNAQFIVISLRNNMFELAARLVGVYKVNHMTKSVTIENQDYIVRRGQQGGQQSQSQQTQSQTATQQTAMVR from the exons ATGTCGACTCGTCCGCGCCGCGCGACGCGCCGCCAGGCCATTGTCGACTCGTcggatgacgaagatgagatCGCAAATGTCACCAAGAGGGAATCGAGCGAGGAAGAGTTCGCCCCAGAACCATCTAAAAGCCCAGTGCGCCGACCTACACGCGCCCGCAAGAGCGCAGCACCTGCGTCTGCTCCCGCCCCGACagcgccgcgccgtcgcggTAGACCGAAAAAGAACGCCGACCCTGCCCCGTCGGAAGAACCTACAAAACTCGAGGCCTCTTCGATCCTCGAGGAGCCTTCGGCCGTGGACGAGCCATCTGTTGCAGAGACGGCTTCGGTGGCAGCAGAGGAACCCTCAGCTATTGAAGAGCCAACGACCCTGGAGGAGCCCACAACCCTCGACGTCGCTCCCTCAATAGAGCCCAGTGAGATCTTTGATCCCGACCAGACAGTCACCAAGACCGAGCTGCCCTCTTCGCCAAGGAAGGCCTCTCATAAAAAGCCTAGGAAGAGCGTCGCACCCCGCGCATCCAAGTCCGCAACGCCAGCATCCGTTCCGACGCCTAGGCCGTCCGCTACACCCGATCCCTCCCGGACACGGGACGAGCCTCTGGCCGACATAACCGCCACCGCGGTCAACGAACAAAGGCCCCACGCCGATGATACGCAGGCCACCTTCAAGCCCGTCCGCGCCATGGATACCGTTCTGGAAAAGCCGATGGATATTGTGCTCAAGTCAAGGAACCTGACGATTcctgtcgtcgaggacaCCACCCCGAAGCCTCGCCTTGTCATCTCGTACCTGATCCTTACCAACTTCAAGAGTTACGCAGGGAGACAGGAGGTCGGCCCCTTCCACGgttccttctcctccgttGTCGGCCCCAACGGTTCTGGAAAGTCCAACGTCATCGACTCTCTCCTCTTTGTGTTTGGTTTCCGCGCCAGCAAGATGCGTCAGGGCAAGCTCTCTGCTCTCATCCACAACTCGGCGCAGCACCCCAACCTGGACTACTGCGAAGTTTCTGTGCATTTCCGAGAGGTCATGGACCAG CCTGGTGGCGGTCACGAGGTGATTCCCGATTCCGACCTCATCATTTCTCGCAAAGCCTTCAAGAACAACTCGAGCTCGTACTACATCAACGGCAAGACCTCCAACTTCACTACCGTCACCACCCTCCTCCGCGACCGCGGCATCGATCTTGACCACAAGCGTTTCCTCATCTTGCAGGGTGAGGTCGAGTCCATTGCCCAGAtgaaggccaaggcggccaacgagcacgacgacggtctCCTCGAATATCTAGAGGATATCATCGGCACTTCCAAGTACAAGGCACCGATCGAGGagtcggcggccgaggtcgaaaCACTCAACGAGGTCTGCATGGAGAAGAGCGGCCGTGTGCAGCACGTtgagaaggaaaagaacagcctcgaggacaagaagaacaaggcgCTGTCATACATTCGCGACGAAAACGAGCTCACAGTCAAGAAGTCAGCTCTCTACCAGCTCTACATCGGCGAGTGCAACGAcaacgtcgccgtcaccgagGAGGCGATCAGCCAAATGCAGGCCcagctggacgacgagctaGAGAAGCACCACGGTAGCGAAAAGATCATCAAGGAACTTCAGAAGTCGTACTCCCGCGGCAGCAAGGAATTCGAGGCGCAAGCAAAGGAGACTGAGGCTCTTGTCAAGGAGATGGCCAAGTTCGAGCAAGAGCGCGTCAAGtttgacgagaagaagaagttccTCAAcgacaagcagaagaagtTGGAAAagaccatcgccaacgccgagaAGTCGGCCGTTGAAGCCGACGAGACCATCGCTCAATGCGCCGAGGAGATCGAGGATCGCGCCAAAGAGATTGCTTCGCTCGAAATCCGAGtgcaggaagaggaggccgagctcgcgACCATTCGTGAGAGTCTCAAGGGCAAGACACAAAAGTTCTCGGACCAGATTGCAATCAAGCAAAAGTCCCTGGAGCCCTGGAAGGAGAAGATCAACCAGAAGCAGTCGGCGATCGCTGTCGCACAGAGCGAAATGAACATtctcgaggagaaggccaacgccggcgcAGTCGCCATATCCGAGACGGAGGCCAAaatcgccgccatcgaggacgcGAGAACAGccaaggcggaggagctgAAAGGGtgccaggccgagaagaccaagctggaggaggaggcgaaggaggtCGAGCAGGAGTTGTCTCGCTTCAACGCCCACGAGCCCAAGATCCGCGCCAAGGTGTCCAACGCCCGGCagaaggccgacgaggctcGCTCCAGTCTGTCTAAGACACAGACTCAGGGCAACGTTCTCACGGCCCTGATGCGTATGCGCGAGTCTGGTCGTATCGACGGGTTCCACGGAAGGCTGGGCAATCTCGGCGCGATTGACCAGAAGTACGACGTGGCAATCTCGACGGCGTGCGGTGCTCTCGACAACTTCGTCACCGACACGGTCGAGGCTGGTCAGCAGTGCATCGAATATCTCCGCAAGACCAATCTTGGCCGTGGCAACTTCATGTGCTTGGACAAGCTCAGGGTACGAGACATGAAGGAGATCCAGACGCCAGAGAACGCGCCTCGTCTGTTCGACCTTGTCACGCCCAAGGAAGAGAGGTTTCGGCCTGCCTTTTACCATGCTCTCCAGGACACCCTAGTGGCGAACGATCTCGCCCAAGCCAACAGAATCGCCTACGGTGCCAAGAGATGGCGTGTTGTCACACTGGCCGGTGAGCTCATTGACAAGTCCGGTACCATGTCCGGTGGTGGCTCGACCGTCAAGAGAGGCCTCATGTCGTCGAAGCTCGTTGCCGAGACGTCCAAGGAGCAAGTCtccaagctcgaggaggaccgTGACGTGCTGGAAGAGAAGTACCAGGACTTCCAGGAACAGCAGCGAGAGCTGGAGACGAGGCTGCGCGAGCTCAACGAGCAGATCCCCGCGCTTGACACCAAGATGCAGAAGATCACTCTGGAGATTGAGAGCGCCGCTCGCAACCTCGCCGATGCGCATCGCCGCATCAAGGAGTTGAGCAAGGAGCACCAGCCGTCGGCTTCGGATGACAAGCGCATCGCAGCCCTTCGCAAGGAGATCgccaagctcgagaaggaggttgAGAAGCTTCACGATGAGACATCCGGGGTCGAGGAAGAGATCAAGGCTCTTCAGGACAAGATTATGGAAGTGGGTGGTGAGAGGCTCCGGCTACAGAGGGCCAACGTCGACTCGCTCAAGGAGGAGATTGTGTCTCAGAACGAGGAAACGTCCAACGCCGAGGTCcgcaaggtcaaggccgagaagcagaagacgaaGCTCGAGAGGGATCACGCCAAGGCGTCCAAAGAGGTCGAGGCAGCGATccacgacctcgagaagctcgaccaCGAGATCGAGAACCAGGGCGAGAAGGCTGAGTCCCTCCAGAACCAGgttgaagaagccgaggagggcttggcggcgaagaagcgcgAGCTGTCGTCACTCAaagccgagctcgacgagaagacgacggagcTGAACGCCACGCGCGCCATCGAAATCGAGATGCGCAACAAGCTCGAAGAAAACCAAAAGGTTCTGGGCGAGAACCAGAAGAGACTCATGTACTGGAACGACAAGCTATCAAAGCTGACGCTCCAAAACATCGAGGACCTCACCGGCGCGTCCCAAGCTCCCAAAGCTACTccggcaccagcagcagcaccaagGCCTGCAACTgccgagggaggagaaggagacgaagagggcgagggcgagggcgacagGACCATTACGCAGGatgccgtcgatggcggaGCCAAGTCCCAGCAATCcggagaggacgacgacgaggaggacgatgacgaagaacCGGATCGGCCGGAGCGGCCCTCCAGTCAGCCTCAAGAGCTGCCCGTGTACACACCTGACGAACTTGCTGACATGAGcaaggagaagctcaagggAGAGATCGCGgcgttggaggagaagacaCAAaacgtcaacgtcgacctTGGTGTCCTCGCCGAGTACCGCCGGCGTGTCGAGGAGCACGCCGCGCGGTCATCGGACCTGCAAAGCGCTGTCAGCCAACGCGACACAGCCAAGAAGCGCTGCGACGAGCTCCGGCGCCTGCGTCTGGAAGGTTTCATGGAGGGCTTCAGCATTATTTCGCTGCGGCTGAAGGAGATGTACCAAATGATCACGATGGGTGGCAACGCCGAGCTCGAACTGGTCGATTCCCTGGACCCCTTCAGCGAGGGTATCCTGTTCAGCGTCATGCCGCCCAAGAAGTCATGGAAGAACATCAGCAACCTATCTGGTGGTGAGAAGACGCTCAGCAGTCTGGCGCTTGTCTTTGCTCTGCACCACTACAAGCCGACGCCTCTGTATGTCATGGACGAGATTGACGCCGCCTTGGATTTCAGAAAC GTCTCGATTGTCGCCAACTACATCAAGGAGCGCACCAAGAACGCTCAGTTTATTGTCATCTCACTCCGAAACAACATGTTTGAGCTGGCCGCCCGACTTGTCGGTGTTTACAAGGTCAATCACATGACGAAGAGTGTGACGATTGAGAACCAAGACTACATTGTGAGGAGGGGTCAGCAAGGCGGTCagcagagccagagccagcaGACCCAGTCTCAAACAGCCACGCAGCAGACGGCAATGGTGCGGTGA